From the genome of Perca flavescens isolate YP-PL-M2 chromosome 1, PFLA_1.0, whole genome shotgun sequence, one region includes:
- the kars1 gene encoding lysine--tRNA ligase isoform X1, with amino-acid sequence MLCLVRAARQQLCQLAFGVRGQWLKCAPPCTTAVPAQMYGIRWRGDKSELKRRMKAEKKAAEKEAKVKEQVEQKQESTDQAAQNACGLDEETLDPNQYYKIRTQAIEDLKGTAEDPYPHKYHVDLSLTEFIEKYNNLQPGDQLTDVVLNVSGRVHAKRASGAKLIFYDLRGEGVKLQVMANSRSYKSEEAFVAINNKLRRGDIIGVCGNPGKTKKGELSIIPIEMTLLSPCLHMLPHLHFGLKDKETRFRQRYLDLILNDYVRQKFITRAKIITYLRSFLDQLGFLEIETPMMNVIPGGAVARPFVTYHNELDMNLYMRIAPELYHKMLVVGGLDRVYEIGRQFRNEGIDLTHNPEFTTCEFYMAYADYHDLMEITEKLLSGMVKHITGGYKVTYHPDGPEGQACEIDFTPPFRRVSMTHDLEKIMGVKFPPATSYDSDETRAFFDKLCAQKGVECPQPRTTARLLDKLVGDFLEVTCINPTFICDHPQIMSPLAKWHRSEKGLTERFELFVMKKEICNAYTELNDPIRQRQLFAQQAMAKAEGDDEAMFIDETFCTALEYGLPPTAGWGMGIDRLTMFLTDSNNIKEVLLFPAMKPDDSKTSAPTEGTSV; translated from the exons ATGCTGTGTCTGGTCAGGGCAGCCAGGCAGCAGCTGTGCCAACTTGCCTTTGGGGTCAGGGGACAGTGGTTAAAATGTGCACCCCCATGTACAACTGCAGTCCCTGCTCAAATGTACGGGATCCGTTGGAGAGGTGACAAAAG TGAGCTGAAGAGACGAATGAAAGCTGAAAAGAAGGCGGCAGAGAAAGAAGCCAAGGTCAAAGAGCAGGTGGAGCAAAAGCAGGAATCCACTGACCAGGCGGCACAAAATGCCTGTGGGTTGGATGAGGAGACACTTGACCCAAAT CAATATTACAAGATCCGCACCCAGGCCATTGAGGACCTGAAGGGCACAGCAGAGGACCCCTATCCTCACAAGTATCATGTAGACTTGTCACTTACAGAGTTCATCGAGAAATACAATAATCTACAACCTGGAGACCAGCTGACTGATGTTGTTCTCAATGTGTCAG GCCGCGTCCATGCAAAGAGGGCTTCTGGTGCCAAGCTGATTTTCTACGACCTGCGAGGTGAAGGTGTCAAGTTGCAAGTCATGGCAAACTCAAG GAGCTACAAGTCTGAGGAGGCCTTTGTAGCCATCAACAACAAACTGCGGCGCGGTGATATTATCGGTGTTTGCGGTAACCCAGGGAAGACCAAAAAAGGGGAGCTGAGCATCATTCCCATCGAGATGACCCTACTATCACCATGTTTGCACATGTTGCCCCACCTCCACTTTGGCCTCAAAGACAAG GAAACACGATTTCGCCAACGCTACTTGGATCTGATTCTCAATGACTACGTGAGGCAAAAGTTTATAACTCGCGCCAAAATCATCACATACCTGCGCAGCTTCCTGGACCAGCTGGGCTTTTTGGAG ATTGAGACACCAATGATGAACGTTATTCCTGGTGGAGCAGTGGCCCGTCCATTTGTTACTTACCACAATGAGCTGGATATGAACCTGTACATGAGGATTGCTCCTGAGCTCTACCACAAG ATGCTCGTGGTTGGTGGATTAGACAGAGTGTATGAGATTGGTCGTCAGTTCAGGAATGAAGGCATCGATCTCACTCACAATCCAGAGTTCACCACCTGTGAATTCTACATGGCATATGCTGATTACCATGACTTGATGGAAATCACAGAGAAACTACTCTCAG GAATGGTGAAGCACATCACTGGAGGATACAAGGTGACTTATCACCCTGATGGTCCGGAGGGACAGGCCTGTGAGATTGACTTCACGCCGCCATTCAGAAGAGTAAGCATGACGCACGACCTGGAGAAGATTATGGGAGTGAAGTTTCCGCCTGCTACCAGCTACGACAGTGATG AGACGCGTGCATTCTTTGACAAGCTTTGTGCACAGAAAGGAGTTGAATGTCCTCAACCCCGAACCACTGCCCGCCTCCTTGACAAG TTGGTTGGAGATTTCCTTGAGGTCACCTGCATCAACCCCACATTCATCTGTGATCACCCTCAAATCATGAGTCCCTTAGCAAAATG GCACAGATCAGAGAAAGGCCTAACGGAGCGTTTCGAGCTCTTTGTGATGAAGAAGGAAATCTGCAATGCTTACACTGAGTTGAATGATCCAATAAGACAGAGACAGCTTTTCGCACAGCAAGCCATG GCCAAAGCTGAGGGTGATGATGAAGCCATGTTCATTGATGAGACTTTCTGCACAGCTCTGGAATACGGACTGCCACCAACTGCCGGCTGGGGGATGGGCATCGATCGTCTCACCATGTTCCTCACTGACTCCAACAACATCAAG GAGGTGTTGCTCTTCCCAGCCATGAAGCCCGACGACAGTAAGACATCAGCGCCCACAGAGGGCACCTCTGTCTAA
- the kars1 gene encoding lysine--tRNA ligase isoform X2: protein MADVTAVEEEKLSKNELKRRMKAEKKAAEKEAKVKEQVEQKQESTDQAAQNACGLDEETLDPNQYYKIRTQAIEDLKGTAEDPYPHKYHVDLSLTEFIEKYNNLQPGDQLTDVVLNVSGRVHAKRASGAKLIFYDLRGEGVKLQVMANSRSYKSEEAFVAINNKLRRGDIIGVCGNPGKTKKGELSIIPIEMTLLSPCLHMLPHLHFGLKDKETRFRQRYLDLILNDYVRQKFITRAKIITYLRSFLDQLGFLEIETPMMNVIPGGAVARPFVTYHNELDMNLYMRIAPELYHKMLVVGGLDRVYEIGRQFRNEGIDLTHNPEFTTCEFYMAYADYHDLMEITEKLLSGMVKHITGGYKVTYHPDGPEGQACEIDFTPPFRRVSMTHDLEKIMGVKFPPATSYDSDETRAFFDKLCAQKGVECPQPRTTARLLDKLVGDFLEVTCINPTFICDHPQIMSPLAKWHRSEKGLTERFELFVMKKEICNAYTELNDPIRQRQLFAQQAMAKAEGDDEAMFIDETFCTALEYGLPPTAGWGMGIDRLTMFLTDSNNIKEVLLFPAMKPDDSKTSAPTEGTSV, encoded by the exons ATGGCTGACGTTACAGCGGTAGAAGAAGAGAAACTCAGCAAAAA TGAGCTGAAGAGACGAATGAAAGCTGAAAAGAAGGCGGCAGAGAAAGAAGCCAAGGTCAAAGAGCAGGTGGAGCAAAAGCAGGAATCCACTGACCAGGCGGCACAAAATGCCTGTGGGTTGGATGAGGAGACACTTGACCCAAAT CAATATTACAAGATCCGCACCCAGGCCATTGAGGACCTGAAGGGCACAGCAGAGGACCCCTATCCTCACAAGTATCATGTAGACTTGTCACTTACAGAGTTCATCGAGAAATACAATAATCTACAACCTGGAGACCAGCTGACTGATGTTGTTCTCAATGTGTCAG GCCGCGTCCATGCAAAGAGGGCTTCTGGTGCCAAGCTGATTTTCTACGACCTGCGAGGTGAAGGTGTCAAGTTGCAAGTCATGGCAAACTCAAG GAGCTACAAGTCTGAGGAGGCCTTTGTAGCCATCAACAACAAACTGCGGCGCGGTGATATTATCGGTGTTTGCGGTAACCCAGGGAAGACCAAAAAAGGGGAGCTGAGCATCATTCCCATCGAGATGACCCTACTATCACCATGTTTGCACATGTTGCCCCACCTCCACTTTGGCCTCAAAGACAAG GAAACACGATTTCGCCAACGCTACTTGGATCTGATTCTCAATGACTACGTGAGGCAAAAGTTTATAACTCGCGCCAAAATCATCACATACCTGCGCAGCTTCCTGGACCAGCTGGGCTTTTTGGAG ATTGAGACACCAATGATGAACGTTATTCCTGGTGGAGCAGTGGCCCGTCCATTTGTTACTTACCACAATGAGCTGGATATGAACCTGTACATGAGGATTGCTCCTGAGCTCTACCACAAG ATGCTCGTGGTTGGTGGATTAGACAGAGTGTATGAGATTGGTCGTCAGTTCAGGAATGAAGGCATCGATCTCACTCACAATCCAGAGTTCACCACCTGTGAATTCTACATGGCATATGCTGATTACCATGACTTGATGGAAATCACAGAGAAACTACTCTCAG GAATGGTGAAGCACATCACTGGAGGATACAAGGTGACTTATCACCCTGATGGTCCGGAGGGACAGGCCTGTGAGATTGACTTCACGCCGCCATTCAGAAGAGTAAGCATGACGCACGACCTGGAGAAGATTATGGGAGTGAAGTTTCCGCCTGCTACCAGCTACGACAGTGATG AGACGCGTGCATTCTTTGACAAGCTTTGTGCACAGAAAGGAGTTGAATGTCCTCAACCCCGAACCACTGCCCGCCTCCTTGACAAG TTGGTTGGAGATTTCCTTGAGGTCACCTGCATCAACCCCACATTCATCTGTGATCACCCTCAAATCATGAGTCCCTTAGCAAAATG GCACAGATCAGAGAAAGGCCTAACGGAGCGTTTCGAGCTCTTTGTGATGAAGAAGGAAATCTGCAATGCTTACACTGAGTTGAATGATCCAATAAGACAGAGACAGCTTTTCGCACAGCAAGCCATG GCCAAAGCTGAGGGTGATGATGAAGCCATGTTCATTGATGAGACTTTCTGCACAGCTCTGGAATACGGACTGCCACCAACTGCCGGCTGGGGGATGGGCATCGATCGTCTCACCATGTTCCTCACTGACTCCAACAACATCAAG GAGGTGTTGCTCTTCCCAGCCATGAAGCCCGACGACAGTAAGACATCAGCGCCCACAGAGGGCACCTCTGTCTAA
- the gcshb gene encoding glycine cleavage system protein H (aminomethyl carrier), b encodes MAMRAALRCLSANFSPRLPQLSSAAQISATRLLWRSDSPRILSTTSALSTALKFTDKHEWVRVEGEIGIVGISNYAQEALGDVVYCGLPEVGQRLEPLEEFGALESVKAASELYSPLAGEVTEINTELADNPGLVNKACYAEGWLIKMTIEKPEELEGLMDQAAYDKFIKSLEE; translated from the exons ATGGCGATGAGAGCAGCGCTACGGTGCCTCTCTGCAAACTTTTCTCCCAGACTGCCTCAGCTCTCGTCGGCAGCGCAGATTTCAGCGACTCGGCTGCTGTGGAGGAGCGACTCTCCGCGGATACTCAGCACGACCTCGGCCCTTTCCAcag CCCTAAAGTTCACAGATAAGCATGAGTGGGTGCGAGTGGAAGGTGAAATTGGCATAGTTGGTATCAGCAATTATGCCCAG gAAGCATTAGGTGATGTGGTATACTGTGGACTCCCTGAAGTTGGTCAAAGACTTGAACCATTGG aggagTTTGGTGCCTTGGAAAGCGTAAAGGCTGCCAGTGAGCTATATTCACCACTGGCAGGGGAAGTGACTGAAATCAACACAGAGCTGGCAGACAATCCTGGACTTGTTAATAAAGCCTGCTATGCAGAGG GGTGGCTAATCAAGATGACGATTGAAAAGCCTGAAGAACTCGAAGGCCTCATGGATCAAGCTGCATATGATAAATTTATTAAGTCACTTGAAGAATAA